The sequence CCGCCGCCAGCGCCGCGACGAGGCGCTCCAGCCAGCTTTCCGACACGAGATCGAGCAGGGCGGCGGCGGTCACCAGCTCCGCACCGACAGCGGTGAAATCGAGGTCGCGGCGGGTGAGGTCGGCGCGTTCGAAGCTCACCACGATTTCCCGCCCGTCGCGCCTCAGCCGCAGCCGCTCGCCATCGGCTTGCGCCTCTTCCGCCCAGTCGGCGAGGCTCTCGCGTGCCCGCTGCAGCAGCGCCGCATCGCCGTCGATCAGGTGCCAGTGCTGGCGCGGCGGCAGGTCGGCGGCAAGGCCGCGCAGGTTTGAGCCGGTGCCGCAGCCGAGATCGACAATGGTGAGCGCGTCACGCCCGGCGAAATGCGCCCGCACCCGCGCGGCGAGCGTGGGGTTGCGGGAGGCGTGGTCCACCGGTTCGCGCAGAGCGAGCCAGTCGGCAGCGAAGCCGCTCATCGGGGCATCTCCTTCAGGGCGGCGAGCAGCGCCGCGGCGGTCTCGGTCCAGCTTGGCAGGGTTTGGGCGTGGCGCCATGCCGCGTCGGCGAGCTGCCGGCGCCGGGGGGCATCCGCGAGCAGAACACGCAGCGCGTCGCGCAGGCTCCGCACATCGCCGGGCTCCGCCAGCAGCGCGGCCTCCGCCGGCACGGTATCGGGAATGGCGCCGGCGCGGGTGGCAAGAATGGGCAGGGCGCGCGCCAGCGCCTCGGTCAGCCCCATGCCATAGCCCTCGAACAGCGAGGCGGTCACGAACAGGTCGGCGGCATCGAATTCGCCGGCCAGCGCCTCGGCCGACAGCGCGCCGGCCAGGCGGACACGGGCGCCGAGCCCATGGGCGGCGATGAGCGCCGCGACCCGCTCGGTCTCGGCGGGGTCACGGTCGGTGGCGCCGACGATATGGCACTGCCAATCCTGCGCGGCGAGGCCCGCCAGCGTCTCCACCAGCACGCCATGCGCCTTGCGCGGAATCACCGAGCCGACGGCGAGCAGCCGCAGCGGCCGGCCCGTGCCGGTGGCGCGCGGGGCGGGGTCCGTGCCGGGCAGGGCAATGCGGAGCCGGCTTTCCGGCACGCCGTAGTCGCGCACGAGGTCACGGGCGGTTGCGGGGCTGGTGGTGATCACCGCCGCAGCCTCCGCCAGCGCCGCCTTTTCGCTGGCGTGAAGCTGCGCCCGCTGGTCGTCGTTCAGCCCGGCTTCCAGCGCCAGCGGATGATGCACCAGCGCCGCCACCCGCCGTCCGAGCCCGCGCAAGAGCGGTGCCGGCAGGGCGCCGAGGGCGAGACCATCGATCAGCACGG comes from Ancylobacter polymorphus and encodes:
- a CDS encoding glycosyltransferase family 4 protein, which gives rise to MNDFAFAIPGDLDLPTGGYAYDRRVIAEAPGAGGMLTHVALPGGFPFPSPAELEASAARLRALPPGQPVLIDGLALGALPAPLLRGLGRRVAALVHHPLALEAGLNDDQRAQLHASEKAALAEAAAVITTSPATARDLVRDYGVPESRLRIALPGTDPAPRATGTGRPLRLLAVGSVIPRKAHGVLVETLAGLAAQDWQCHIVGATDRDPAETERVAALIAAHGLGARVRLAGALSAEALAGEFDAADLFVTASLFEGYGMGLTEALARALPILATRAGAIPDTVPAEAALLAEPGDVRSLRDALRVLLADAPRRRQLADAAWRHAQTLPSWTETAAALLAALKEMPR
- a CDS encoding methyltransferase domain-containing protein, with amino-acid sequence MSGFAADWLALREPVDHASRNPTLAARVRAHFAGRDALTIVDLGCGTGSNLRGLAADLPPRQHWHLIDGDAALLQRARESLADWAEEAQADGERLRLRRDGREIVVSFERADLTRRDLDFTAVGAELVTAAALLDLVSESWLERLVAALAAVKLPLYAVLNYDGEAEWQPADPLDGRVIAAFNRHQRGDKGFGPALGPASSEALAQLLRQHGYRYGSLPSPWVLGPTEAELIRALTDGFAQAAGEIEAERQAAFAAWAKVQAGAHMVRIGHRDVFGHP